The following DNA comes from Chloroflexota bacterium.
GCGCGGCTGCCACTACTTGCTCCTTTGTAGGAACGAAGAGCGCTTCCAGTGGGCGGCTGTACGGTACGGATGTGTGCGGCGGCTGCACGCGCTTGGGCGGCGCGTCGAGGTAGTCGAAGGCTTCCTCGGCGACCAGCGCGGATATATCGCCCGCCATGCTGCAGCGCGGGTAGTCTTCGTCCACGATAACGATGCGGCGCGTCTTGCGCACGGATTCCAGAATCGCATCTTCGTCCATCGGCGACAGCGACAGCAGATCAACCACTTCGGCGGAGTATCCACGCGCGGCGAGGTCGTCCGCAGCCTGTAAACATATCTGCGTCATATAGCTGATACCCAGCAGCGTAACATCCGTTCCTTCGCGCGGTACATCCGCCTTGCCCAACGGCACGGAGTACGAGTCCTCCGGCACATCCACATCGAAGCGAATGCCCATCAGTTGGCGGTTGTTGCAGATAATCACCGGGTCGTCATCGCGGATGGACGCGGTGTACAAGCCCTTGGCGTTATACGGATTGGACGGCGCGACTACCTTCAAGCCGGGATAGTGCGTGAACACCGAATAGACCGTCTCGGAGTGCTGCGCGGCGGAGTTCGTACCGGCGCCCGTGCCGGTCATTATGGTCAGCGGCACTTTGACCTTGCCGCCGAACATATAGTGAATCTTCGCGGCGTTGTTCAGAATCTGGTCGCCGCAGACGCCGAGAAAGCCGACATACATCAGGTCCACGACGGGTCGCAAGCCCGTGGCGGCAGCGCCAACGCCCGCGCCGACAAATCCGGATTCCGCGATGGGCGTGTCTCGTATGCGCTCGCGGCCGAAATCGCCGACGAGTCCCTTGGTCAGGCGCATCGGTCCGCCCCATGCGTCCTGGAAGTCCTCGCGCTCACCGCCGCCCGCGATGTCTTCGCCCATGATGATGACGGACTCGTCGCGCTCCATCTCCTGTCTCAGCGCCTCATTGACCGCCTGAATATACGAAAGTCTGCGTGTGGCTGTTGTCTGTACCATGCTGTTCTCCTCTACCTATAACTCACATACACATCCGTCGTCAGCTCGGACGGGTCAGGGAATGGGCTTTCGTCTGCGAAGGCGGTTGCGGTTGCGACTGCTGCCAGTGCGCGCTCTTCGAGTGCGCTGATTTCGCCTTCGGCCGCGTAGCCGCCATCCGTTATGTGCGCCCGCAGCGAGTTGATGCAGTCGCGCGCTTCGTAGTAGTCCTCTTCCTCCTGCGTACGGTAGCCTAACGGGTCGTCCGCGCCGAAGTGTCCTTGATAGCGGTATGTCTGCGCCTCGATGAGCGTGGGGCCCTCGCCCGCCCTGGCGCGCGCCACCGCTTCCTTGCCGACCTCGAACATGTCGAGCGCGGACTGACCGTCCACAAGCACACCGGGCATGTCATAGCCTGCCGCGCGGTTGGCGATAGAACCGCCTGCGACCGCGTACTCGAACGGCGTGGATTCGGCGTAGCGGTTGTTCTCACAGACGAAGAGCACCGGCAGTTTCCAAATGCTAGCGATGTTCATGGATTCGTGCAGGCTGCCTTGGCTGGACGCGCCGTCACCAAAGAAGACCACGCTGACCTGATCGCTGCCGCGCACCTTCGCGCTGAGCGCCACGCCCGTCGCAACGGGGATGTTCGAGCCGACGACGCCGTTCGCGCCGAGCATGCCCTTGTTGATGTCAGCAATGTGCATCGTGCCGCCCTTGCCCTTGTTCGTGCCCGTCGCCTTGCCCAGCAGCTCCGCCATCATCTCGTTGATATCGACGCCCTTGGCGATGCAGTGGTGATGGCTGCGGTGCGTGCCGAGCACATAGTCGTCGTCGCGCAGATGAGCGCAGATGCCCGTGGGCACGGCTTCCTGCCCGATGGACGAGTGCATGCCGCGCAGCTTGCCCGCGTCCGCCTCGCGCCGCGACTGCTCCTCGAAGCGGCGAATTGTAACCATCGTCTCGTACATCCATAGCAGCGAGTCTTTGTTCAGTTCCGGATAAGTCGCCATGAATCTGCCTCCTCCCGCATTTCGTGGGCATTTTGAGTTGCTTGCGTGATGTCGCCCGGTAAGCCCCTTCCCCTGATGGGTAAGGTTAGAATGTGGACAATGATTCCCCAACCAATCGATGCGTATGTCGTAGGCAAGGCAATAAGCACAATCCAATTTTGGCAGGCCAATTTGGCAGGATTATACCAGATTAACGGCATCGGTCTAGTGCGGCGGGAAAGCGGCGCGCGCCATGCTATAATATGCCGAAATTTCCGGCGGCTGCCGGCAATAATTGCAGCGTTTGCAGTTTGTCGGTCACGGGCGCGCTGGAAGCGGGCGAGACATTAGATATTGCCCCCTTCCTAACCTTCCTCCTGAGCGGGAAGGGATGGTAGCGAAGAATACCCGGAAGAATGTGAGGGCAAAATGAAACTGGCGCTGAAAGCAGACCGACTTATCGATGGCACCGGCGCGGACGCCATGCAGAACGCTGCGATAGTGATCGAGAACGGCCGCATAACGGAGATTACCACGCAGGACGCGCTACAGTTCGCGCCGGGCGAAGATGTCGATGTGGTGCAGGTGGAAGGTGGCAGCATTATGCCCGGTTTCATCGAGGTGCATACGCATATGCACTGCAGCGCGGAAGTGGAAGCGTACAAGCACATTATGACCGAGACGGACGAGATATTCCTCATGCGCGCGGTCGGCGCGGTGCGCGATACACTGTCGTCCGGCGTTACCACAATGCGAGACTTGGGCTCGCGCAATCAGGTCGCGTTCCCCATCGTGAAGGCAATCGAAGACGGCATCATCCCCGGTCCGCGCCTCATCGTGGTTGGCACGCCCATCACGACCACGGGCGGGCATTGCCATATGTTCGGCACAGAGGCGGACACAACGGACGAAGTGTTGCAGGCTGTGCGCCAGCAGTTCAAACTTGGCGCGGGCTACATCAAGATTATGGCAACGGGCGGCGGTTTCACGCCGGGCACGAACACGCGCGCGCCGCAGTATCCGGCGTCCACGCTGAAGGCAGCCGTGCAGGACGCGGAGCGGCTCGGGCTGCGAGTCGCGGCGCACTGCCATGCAAGCGCCGGCGTTCGCAACTGCGTTGAGGCGGGCGTGCACAACATCATCCACTGCACTTGGCTCGCCGAAGACGAGGAGCAGATGTACGACTACGACCCGGATGTAACCGATATGATTGTGGAAAAGGGGCTTTGGGTCGATCCCACACTCGCGCTGGGCAGGCTGAACAGGATGCGCGGACGGGCAACCGGCGGTGCCGTTGCCAGTCAAAACCAAGAGCGCCGATTCGAGATTTTGCGCGATATGTGGGATCGCGGCGTAAAGTTCGTAACCGGCATGGACTCAGGCATGACCAACGCGCGCTTCAACGACTTCGCGTACATCCCGCAGATAAT
Coding sequences within:
- a CDS encoding alpha-ketoacid dehydrogenase subunit beta, producing the protein MVQTTATRRLSYIQAVNEALRQEMERDESVIIMGEDIAGGGEREDFQDAWGGPMRLTKGLVGDFGRERIRDTPIAESGFVGAGVGAAATGLRPVVDLMYVGFLGVCGDQILNNAAKIHYMFGGKVKVPLTIMTGTGAGTNSAAQHSETVYSVFTHYPGLKVVAPSNPYNAKGLYTASIRDDDPVIICNNRQLMGIRFDVDVPEDSYSVPLGKADVPREGTDVTLLGISYMTQICLQAADDLAARGYSAEVVDLLSLSPMDEDAILESVRKTRRIVIVDEDYPRCSMAGDISALVAEEAFDYLDAPPKRVQPPHTSVPYSRPLEALFVPTKEQVVAAALETLE
- a CDS encoding thiamine pyrophosphate-dependent dehydrogenase E1 component subunit alpha, which translates into the protein MATYPELNKDSLLWMYETMVTIRRFEEQSRREADAGKLRGMHSSIGQEAVPTGICAHLRDDDYVLGTHRSHHHCIAKGVDINEMMAELLGKATGTNKGKGGTMHIADINKGMLGANGVVGSNIPVATGVALSAKVRGSDQVSVVFFGDGASSQGSLHESMNIASIWKLPVLFVCENNRYAESTPFEYAVAGGSIANRAAGYDMPGVLVDGQSALDMFEVGKEAVARARAGEGPTLIEAQTYRYQGHFGADDPLGYRTQEEEDYYEARDCINSLRAHITDGGYAAEGEISALEERALAAVATATAFADESPFPDPSELTTDVYVSYR
- a CDS encoding amidohydrolase family protein — encoded protein: MKLALKADRLIDGTGADAMQNAAIVIENGRITEITTQDALQFAPGEDVDVVQVEGGSIMPGFIEVHTHMHCSAEVEAYKHIMTETDEIFLMRAVGAVRDTLSSGVTTMRDLGSRNQVAFPIVKAIEDGIIPGPRLIVVGTPITTTGGHCHMFGTEADTTDEVLQAVRQQFKLGAGYIKIMATGGGFTPGTNTRAPQYPASTLKAAVQDAERLGLRVAAHCHASAGVRNCVEAGVHNIIHCTWLAEDEEQMYDYDPDVTDMIVEKGLWVDPTLALGRLNRMRGRATGGAVASQNQERRFEILRDMWDRGVKFVTGMDSGMTNARFNDFAYIPQIMVEDMHITPMEAIVCSTKTSAECLGIEDETGTLEVGKAADVVIVNGDPTADIKAMHSVNTVVAQGNIVKREGVLSI